Proteins from a single region of Esox lucius isolate fEsoLuc1 chromosome 13, fEsoLuc1.pri, whole genome shotgun sequence:
- the LOC105014528 gene encoding uncharacterized protein LOC105014528 isoform X1, with protein sequence MDGLKAGFNKMFSLLEGKTSYFVTIIGLFVYHVVFDKQLTCLTKPGVNPKDWPTQYECNVYIAMPPFILFFLILWLDGEFRQVWTIVYRCGRDFWQRLFSALFKATAIGLLWVVSVLLDGDWYACQNREELLGLNTNGTYTDQLKRKSVVIGLEVTLGLVILVAIFNAVPYWCYPCCCCERTKESRTEDKKCCSACCYTLCRSYHRVLFQENILIEMENIIQTDVKTTARDYVVQKGKVLLQPTSKLDPGDQGSKTPRGDQGNYTPGGVRQSSNPNPPEPPPASSQASRTRVVNVDNLDFDKIYNLTFNIMKSVSELGQEKEQTNEDSKRIKQTRSGGDVELDGFDVTVQHENEPLVKDRISEQQNPDQSNPT encoded by the exons ATGGACGGCTTGAAAGCAggatttaacaaaatgttctcACTACTGGAGGGGAAAACCAGTTATTTTGTGACCATTATTGGCCTTTTTGTTTACCATGTTGTGTTTGATAAGCAGTTGACTTGCTTGACTAAACCTGGTGTTAACCCAAAGGATTGGCCGACCCAATATGAGTGTAATGTCTACATTGCAATGCCaccttttatattgtttttcctGATTCTCTGGCTGGATGGAGAGTTTCGACAAGTTTGGACAATTGTGTATAGATGTGGAAGGGATTTTTGGCAAAGACTTTTTTCAGCCCTCTTCAAGGCGACTGCAATCGGGTTACTATGGGTTGTATCAGTGTTGTTGGATGGAGACTGGTACGCGTGTCAAAACAGAGAAGAACTCCTTGGGTTAAACACAAACGGCACTTACACAGATCAACTTAAACGCAAGTCAGTG gTTATTGGCTTAGAGGTGACCCTGGGCCTGGTGATTTTAGTTGctatttttaatgcagtacCTTACTGGTGTTACCCCTGTTGCTGCTGTGAGAGAACAAAAGAGAGCAGGACTGAAGATAAAAAGTGCTGCTCGGCTTGTTGCTACACTTTATGTAGGTCATATCACAGGGTACTATTTCAGGAGAATATTCTGATTGAGATGGAGAATATTATCCAAACAGATGTAAAGACAACAGCTAGGGATTATGTAGTTCAAAAAGGCAAAGTCTTACTACAGCCCACTTCAAAACTAGACCCGGGAGACCAGGGAAGCAAAACACCAAGAGGAGATCAGGGAAACTACACACCAGGAGGAGTCAGGCAGAGCAGCAACCCAAACCCTCCAGAACCCCCTCCAGCAAGCAGTCAAGCCAGCAGAACCAGAGTGGTCAATGTTGATAACCTGGATTTTGACAAGATatataatttaacatttaatataatGAAATCTGTCTCTGAACTGGGTcaggaaaaagaacagacaaacgAAGATTCAAAGCGTATAAAACAAACACGCAGTGGGGGCGATGTTGAACTGGACGGATTCGATGTGACAGTCCAACATGAAAATGAACCCCTTGTAAAAGACCGTATCTCAGAGCAGCAGAACCCAGATCAGTCAAACCCTACTTAG
- the LOC105014528 gene encoding uncharacterized protein LOC105014528 isoform X2, whose product MPPFILFFLILWLDGEFRQVWTIVYRCGRDFWQRLFSALFKATAIGLLWVVSVLLDGDWYACQNREELLGLNTNGTYTDQLKRKSVVIGLEVTLGLVILVAIFNAVPYWCYPCCCCERTKESRTEDKKCCSACCYTLCRSYHRVLFQENILIEMENIIQTDVKTTARDYVVQKGKVLLQPTSKLDPGDQGSKTPRGDQGNYTPGGVRQSSNPNPPEPPPASSQASRTRVVNVDNLDFDKIYNLTFNIMKSVSELGQEKEQTNEDSKRIKQTRSGGDVELDGFDVTVQHENEPLVKDRISEQQNPDQSNPT is encoded by the exons ATGCCaccttttatattgtttttc ctGATTCTCTGGCTGGATGGAGAGTTTCGACAAGTTTGGACAATTGTGTATAGATGTGGAAGGGATTTTTGGCAAAGACTTTTTTCAGCCCTCTTCAAGGCGACTGCAATCGGGTTACTATGGGTTGTATCAGTGTTGTTGGATGGAGACTGGTACGCGTGTCAAAACAGAGAAGAACTCCTTGGGTTAAACACAAACGGCACTTACACAGATCAACTTAAACGCAAGTCAGTG gTTATTGGCTTAGAGGTGACCCTGGGCCTGGTGATTTTAGTTGctatttttaatgcagtacCTTACTGGTGTTACCCCTGTTGCTGCTGTGAGAGAACAAAAGAGAGCAGGACTGAAGATAAAAAGTGCTGCTCGGCTTGTTGCTACACTTTATGTAGGTCATATCACAGGGTACTATTTCAGGAGAATATTCTGATTGAGATGGAGAATATTATCCAAACAGATGTAAAGACAACAGCTAGGGATTATGTAGTTCAAAAAGGCAAAGTCTTACTACAGCCCACTTCAAAACTAGACCCGGGAGACCAGGGAAGCAAAACACCAAGAGGAGATCAGGGAAACTACACACCAGGAGGAGTCAGGCAGAGCAGCAACCCAAACCCTCCAGAACCCCCTCCAGCAAGCAGTCAAGCCAGCAGAACCAGAGTGGTCAATGTTGATAACCTGGATTTTGACAAGATatataatttaacatttaatataatGAAATCTGTCTCTGAACTGGGTcaggaaaaagaacagacaaacgAAGATTCAAAGCGTATAAAACAAACACGCAGTGGGGGCGATGTTGAACTGGACGGATTCGATGTGACAGTCCAACATGAAAATGAACCCCTTGTAAAAGACCGTATCTCAGAGCAGCAGAACCCAGATCAGTCAAACCCTACTTAG